TCCCGCTCGGCCTCCACCCGCTTCTCGTAGTGCTGCACCTCCCGCTCGATCTGGTCCTTGTCCCAGCCGAGGACCGGTGCCATCAGCTCGGCGCACTCCCGGGCACTGCGCGTGCCCCGGTCGAACGTCTCGATGGAGATGCGGGTCCGCCGGGTCAGCACGTCGTCCAGGTGGCGGGCGCCCTCGTGCGAGGCCGCGTAGACCACCTCGGCCCGCAGGTAGTCGTCGGCCGCCTGGAGGGGGGCGCCGAGGGCCGGGTCCGCGGTGATGAGTTCGAGGACCTCCTCGGCCATCGAGCCGTACCGGTTCAACAGGTGCTCCACGCGCACGACATGAAGGCCCGTCCGGGCGGCGATCCTCGCCCGGGCGTTCCACAGTGCCTTGTACCCCTCGGCGCCGACCAGCGGGATGTCCTCCGTGACACAGTCGGCGACGCGCTGGTCCAGGGCGTGCACCGCCTCGTCGACGGCGTCCTTCGCCATCACGCGATACGTCGTGTACTTGCCGCCGGCGACGACGACCAGGCCCGGGGCGGGGTGCGCGACCGTGTGTTCGCGGGAGAGCTTGCTCGTGGCGTCCGACTCGCCGGCGAGCAGCGGCCGCAGGCCCGCGTACACCCCCTGCACGTCATCCCTGGAGAGGGGCCTGGCGAGCACCGAGTTCACGTGCTCCAGGAGATAGTCGATGTCGGCGCTCGAGGCGGCCGGGTGGGCCTTGTCGAGGTCCCAGTCCGTGTCGGTCGTGCCCACGATCCAGTGGCGCCCCCACGGGATGACGAAGAGGACGCTCTTCTCGGTGCGCAGGATCAGTCCGGTCGTCGCGTTGATGCGGTCCTTGGGCACGACCAGGTGGATGCCCTTGGACGCCCTGACGTGGAACTGGCCGCGCTCGCCGACCATGGCCTGGGTGTCGTCCGTCCACACGCCGGTCGCGTTCACGACCTGCTTGGCGCGGACCTCGTACTCACCGCCGCCCTCGACGTCCTGCACCCGGGCACCGACGACACGCTCGCCCTCGCGCAGGAAACCGGTGACCTTGGCACGGTTGGCGACCTTCGCGCCGTACGCCGAAGCGGTGCGGACCAGCGTCGCCACGTAGCGCGCGTCGTCCATCTGGGCGTCGTAGTACTGCATGGCGCCGACCAGTGCGTCCTTCTTCAGGCACGGGGCGACGCGCAGGGCGTGGCGGCGGGTCAGATGGCGGTGCATCGGCAGGCCGCGGCCGTGTCCGCGGGACATCGACATCGCGTCGTAGAGCGCGACGCCCGATCCCGCGTACAACCTCTCCCAGCCCTTGTGCTGCAAGGGGTAGAGGAACGGGACGGGCTTCACCAGGTGCGGGGCCAGGCGCTCCAGGAGAAGGCCGCGCTCCTTCAGCGCCTCCCGCACGAGAGCGAAGTCGAGCATCTCCAGATAGCGGAGGCCGCCGTGGATCAGCTTGCTCGACCGGCTCGACGTGCCGGACGCCCAGTCGCGGGCCTCGACCAGACCGGTGGACAGGCCGCGGGTCACCGCGTCGAGTGCCGTGCCCGCGCCGACCACGCCCGCGCCCACGACCAGGATGTCCAGTTCCCGTTCGGCCATGCCCGCCAGTGACTCGGCGCGCTCCGCCGGCCCCAGTGTCGCTGTCCTCACCGCTGCCTCCCGCTGTGATCGGGTGTGGTCGGACTCACATCATGCCCAGATTTCTCCGCCGCCCGCTGATCGCGGCCCCAGCCTGTGGACAACACTCCGGAGCCCCGCGCGGTGCAATACCGCAAATCGGTCATATTTACTCCTAGTCTGACATTGCGCTGGTCCGCCTTGTCCACAGGGCTTGCGCACTCGTCCCACTCCGGCTATTGGGAGGACGGCCCACCGCCATGCCCGCAGATCTCGCCGTCATCGGTCTCGGCCACCTCGGCCTGCCCCTCGCCCAGGCCGCCGTCGCACGCGGCATCGACACCATCGGCTACGACCCCGCCCGCGCCGCCGACCTGGCCGGCGGCCGACTGCCCTGTGACGGCGCCGAGTCCACCCTCACCGCCGCCGACGTCCGCCGGATGCTCTCGGGGGGCTTCCGGCCGACCGTCAACCCGGCCGAGCTCGGCCGGGTCCGCACCGCTGTCATCTGCGCCCCCACTCCGCCGGCGGCCGACCGTTCGCTCGACCTGAGCCAGGTGGCCGAAGCGGCCCGGGCGCTGGCCGCCCGCCTGCGTCCGCACACCACCGTGATCCTCGAATCCCCCGCGTACCCGGGGACCACGGAGGAATTCCTCCGTCCGATTCTCGAAGCGGGCTCGGGCCTGCGAGCCGGGCGCGACTTCCACCTCGCGTACTCGCCCGGCCGCCTCGACCCCGGCAACCGCTCCCACGGCTACGCGGGCACCCCCAAGGTCATCGGCGGCCTCACCCCGGCCTGCACCGAGTCCGCCGCCACCTTCTACGGCCGCCTCACCGACAAGGTCGTCCGCGCCCGCGGCCCCCGCGAGGCGGAGACCGTGCACCTCCTGGAGACCAACTACCGGCACGTGAACATGGCCCTGGTCAACGAGATGGCGGTGCTCTGCCACGACCTGGGCATCGATCTGTGGGACGTCATCCGCTGCGCCGAGACCAAGCCCTTCGGCTTCCAGGCGTTCCGCCCCGGGCCCGGCGTCGGCGGCCACGGCGTCCCCCTGGACGTCCCGAGCCCCTCCAGCGGCGCCCGCCCCCTGCGCATGGTCGAGCTGGCCCAGCAGGTCAACGACCGCATGCCCCAGTACGTGATCCAGCGTTCGGCGACCCTGCTCAACGAGCACGGCAAGTCCGTCCGCGGCGCCCGCGTGCTGCTCCTCGGCGTCACCTACAAGCCCGACCTCGCCGACCAGCAGGGCGCCCCCGCCCAGGAGGTGGCGACCCGCCTCATGGAGCTCGGCGCCGCGGTCAGCTACCACGACCCGTACGTGCCCAACTGGAGCGTGCTCGGCCGTCCCGTCCCGCGCGCGGACTCCCTCTACGAGGCCGCGGCCGACGCCGACCTCACGATCCTGCTCCAGCACCACCGCACGTACGACCTGCAGGGCCTCGCCGTGAAGGCCCAGCTGCTCCTCGACACGCGGGGCGCGACCCCGGCGGGCGCCGCCCACCGCCTGTGACGACGGACGACGACGAAAGGGCCCCGGTACGAAGTACCGGGGCCCTTCTCCGCACGATGCGCGCGATCAGATCAGCGCGATCGACGCGTCAGCGCTTGTGCTGCGAGTCCGCGACCGTCACCTCGACGCGCTGGAACTCCTTGAGCTCGCTGTAGCCCGTGGTCGCCATGGCGCGGCGCAGCGCTCCGAAGAAGTTCATCGAGCCGTCCGGGATGTGCGACGGACCCGTGAGGATCTCCTCCGTGGTGCCGACCGTGCCGAGGTCGACCTTCTTGCCGCGCGGCACGTCCTCGTGGACGGCCTCCATGCCCCAGTGGTGGCCCTTGCCGGGCGCGTCCGCGGCGCGGGCCAGCGGGGAGCCCATCATCACGGAGTCGGCGCCGCACGCGATGGCCTTGGGCAGGTCGCCGGACCAGCCCACGCCGCCGTCGGCGATGACGTGGACGTACCGACCGCCGGACTCGTCCATGTAGTCACGGCGGGCCGCCGCGACGTCGGCGACCGCGGTGGCCATCGGCACCTGGATGCCGAGCACGTTGCGCGTGGTGTGCGCGGCGCCGCCGCCGAAGCCGACCAGGACACCCGCGGCGCCGGTGCGCATCAGGTGCAGCGCGGCCGTGTACGTGGCGCAGCCGCCGACGATGACCGGGACGTCCAGCTCGTAGATGAACTGCTTCAGGTTCAGCGGCTCGGCGGCGCCGGAGACGTGCTCGGCGGAGACCGTGGTACCGCGGATCACGAAGATGTCGACGCCGGCGTCCACGACGGCCTTGGAGAACTCGGCGGTGCGCTGCGGGGAGAGCGCGGCGGCGGTGACCACACCGGCGTCGCGCACCTCCTTGATGCGCTGCCCGATGAGGTCGGCCTTGATCGGCGCCGCGTAGATCTCCTGGAGGCGCCGGGTCGCGGTCTCCGCGTCCAGCCCGGCGATCTCGTCGAGGAGGGGCTGCGGGTCCTCGTACCGCGTCCAGAGGCCTTCGAGGTTCAGGACGCCGAGGCCGCCCAGCTCACCGATGCGGATGGCGGTCTGCGGGGAGACCACGGAGTCCATCGGGGCGGCCAGGAAGGGCAGCTCGAAGCGGTAGGCGTCGATCTGCCACGCGATCGAGACCTCCTTCGGGTCGCGGGTGCGCCGGCTCGGTACGACGGCGATGTCGTCGAAGGCGTACGCGCGGCGGCCGCGCTTGCCGCGCCCGATCTCGATCTCAGTCACGTTGTGGGGCCTTTCCCTCTTGGTCTGCCTGTCCAGTATCCCCGACGCACACGGAAGGGGCGGTCCCGGTGACCCGGGACCGCCCCTTCCACGCGCGCGTGGCGCCGGAAGACTACTTCGTACGGCTGTAGTTCGGTGCTTCGACCGTCATCTGGATGTCGTGCGGGTGGCTCTCCTTGAGACCCGCGGACGTGATGCGGACGAAACGGCCGTTGGCCTGCAGGTCGGGGACGGTGCGCCCGCCCACGTAGAACATCGACTGGCGCAGTCCGCCGACCAGCTGGTGGACGACCGCGGAGAGCGGGCCGCGGTAGGGGACCTGGCCCTCGATGCCCTCGGGAACCAGCTTCTCGTCGGAGGCGACGCCCTCCTGGAAGTACCGGTCCTTGGAGAAGGAGCGCTGGTCGCCGCGCGTCTGCATGGCGCCGAGCGAACCCATGCCGCGGTACGACTTGAACTGCTTGCCGTTGATGAAGAGCAGCTCTCCGGGAGACTCCTCGCAGCCCGCGAGCAGCGAGCCCAGCATGACGGTGTCCGCGCCGGCGACGAGCGCCTTGGCGATGTCTCCGGAGTACTGCAGGCCGCCGTCGCCGATGACCGGGACACCGGCCTCCTTGGCGGCGAGCGACGCTTCGTAGATGGCCGTTACCTGCGGTACGCCGATGCCGGCGACGACACGGGTCGTGCAGATGGAGCCGGGGCCCACACCGACCTTGATGCCGTCGACACCGGCGTCGATGAGCGCCTTGGCGCCGTCGCGCGTGGCGATGTTGCCGCCGATGACGTCGACGCGCGGGGCGTCGGACTTGATCTTGGCGACCATGTCACCGACGAGACGGGAGTGGCCGTGCGCGGTGTCGACGACGATGAAGTCGACGCCCGCCGCGACGAGGGCCTGGGCGCGCTCGAACGCGTCGCCCGCGACACCCACGGCGGCACCGACCAGGAGGCGGCCCCCGGCGTCCTTGGACGCGTTCGGGTACTTCTCGGCCTTCACGAAGTCCTTGACCGTGATGAGGCCCTTGAGGATGCCCGCGTCGTCGACCAGCGGAAGCTTCTCGATCTTGTGGCGGCGCAGCAGCTCCATGGCGTCCACGCCGGAGATGCCGACCTTGCCGGTGACGAGCGGCATCGGGGTCATGACCTCGCGCACCTGGCGCGAGCGGTCCGACTCGAAGGCCATGTCACGGTTGGTGACGATGCCGAGCAGCTTGCCGGCCGCGTCGGTGACCGGGACGCCGCTGATGCGGAACTTCGCGCAGATCGCGTCGGCCTCGGCGAGCGTCGCGTCCGGGTGGACCGTGATCGGATCGGTGACCATGCCGGACTCGGAGCGCTTCACCAGGTCGACCTGGTTGGCCTGGTCCGCGATGGAGAGGTTGCGGTGCAGCACACCGACGCCGCCCTGCCGCGCCATGGCGATCGCCATGCGGGACTCGGTGACCTTGTCCATCGCCGCGGACAGCAGCGGGACGTTCACCCTTACGTTCTTCGAGACGAGCGAGGAAGTGTCGATCTGGTCGGGCGCCATGTCCGACGCGCCCGGCAGCAGCAGCACGTCGTCGTAGGTCAGCCCGAGTGTCGCGAACTTCTCGGGTACCCCCGTCGAAGAACCGCCGTCTGCAGTCATGACACCTTCCCCAAATGGCCTTGATCGGTGCGGATGTCCATGCTAACGGGCTCTGAGGGTGTCTCATTCCACGATCAAGATCATCGGCGAGCTTTGTACATTCACACGTACGCCCCACACTCGTGAAATACCGGGCTACTGCTCCGCGAGCGCCCGCAGCCTGCTCAGCGCCCGGTGCTGCGCGACCCGCACCGCGCCCGGCGACATTCCCAGCATCTGCCCGGTCTCCTCGGCCGTGAGCCCCACGGCGATCCGCAGGAGCAGCAGCTCGCGCTGGTTGTCCGGCAGGTTGGCCAGGAGCTTCTTGGCCCACTCGGCGTCGCTGCTGAGCAGCGCGCGCTCCTCGGGGCCGAGCGAGTCGTCGGGCC
The window above is part of the Streptomyces venezuelae genome. Proteins encoded here:
- a CDS encoding glycerol-3-phosphate dehydrogenase/oxidase, yielding MRTATLGPAERAESLAGMAERELDILVVGAGVVGAGTALDAVTRGLSTGLVEARDWASGTSSRSSKLIHGGLRYLEMLDFALVREALKERGLLLERLAPHLVKPVPFLYPLQHKGWERLYAGSGVALYDAMSMSRGHGRGLPMHRHLTRRHALRVAPCLKKDALVGAMQYYDAQMDDARYVATLVRTASAYGAKVANRAKVTGFLREGERVVGARVQDVEGGGEYEVRAKQVVNATGVWTDDTQAMVGERGQFHVRASKGIHLVVPKDRINATTGLILRTEKSVLFVIPWGRHWIVGTTDTDWDLDKAHPAASSADIDYLLEHVNSVLARPLSRDDVQGVYAGLRPLLAGESDATSKLSREHTVAHPAPGLVVVAGGKYTTYRVMAKDAVDEAVHALDQRVADCVTEDIPLVGAEGYKALWNARARIAARTGLHVVRVEHLLNRYGSMAEEVLELITADPALGAPLQAADDYLRAEVVYAASHEGARHLDDVLTRRTRISIETFDRGTRSARECAELMAPVLGWDKDQIEREVQHYEKRVEAERESQRQPDDLTADAARLGAPDIVPLN
- a CDS encoding nucleotide sugar dehydrogenase is translated as MPADLAVIGLGHLGLPLAQAAVARGIDTIGYDPARAADLAGGRLPCDGAESTLTAADVRRMLSGGFRPTVNPAELGRVRTAVICAPTPPAADRSLDLSQVAEAARALAARLRPHTTVILESPAYPGTTEEFLRPILEAGSGLRAGRDFHLAYSPGRLDPGNRSHGYAGTPKVIGGLTPACTESAATFYGRLTDKVVRARGPREAETVHLLETNYRHVNMALVNEMAVLCHDLGIDLWDVIRCAETKPFGFQAFRPGPGVGGHGVPLDVPSPSSGARPLRMVELAQQVNDRMPQYVIQRSATLLNEHGKSVRGARVLLLGVTYKPDLADQQGAPAQEVATRLMELGAAVSYHDPYVPNWSVLGRPVPRADSLYEAAADADLTILLQHHRTYDLQGLAVKAQLLLDTRGATPAGAAHRL
- a CDS encoding GuaB3 family IMP dehydrogenase-related protein, which produces MTEIEIGRGKRGRRAYAFDDIAVVPSRRTRDPKEVSIAWQIDAYRFELPFLAAPMDSVVSPQTAIRIGELGGLGVLNLEGLWTRYEDPQPLLDEIAGLDAETATRRLQEIYAAPIKADLIGQRIKEVRDAGVVTAAALSPQRTAEFSKAVVDAGVDIFVIRGTTVSAEHVSGAAEPLNLKQFIYELDVPVIVGGCATYTAALHLMRTGAAGVLVGFGGGAAHTTRNVLGIQVPMATAVADVAAARRDYMDESGGRYVHVIADGGVGWSGDLPKAIACGADSVMMGSPLARAADAPGKGHHWGMEAVHEDVPRGKKVDLGTVGTTEEILTGPSHIPDGSMNFFGALRRAMATTGYSELKEFQRVEVTVADSQHKR
- the guaB gene encoding IMP dehydrogenase, whose translation is MTADGGSSTGVPEKFATLGLTYDDVLLLPGASDMAPDQIDTSSLVSKNVRVNVPLLSAAMDKVTESRMAIAMARQGGVGVLHRNLSIADQANQVDLVKRSESGMVTDPITVHPDATLAEADAICAKFRISGVPVTDAAGKLLGIVTNRDMAFESDRSRQVREVMTPMPLVTGKVGISGVDAMELLRRHKIEKLPLVDDAGILKGLITVKDFVKAEKYPNASKDAGGRLLVGAAVGVAGDAFERAQALVAAGVDFIVVDTAHGHSRLVGDMVAKIKSDAPRVDVIGGNIATRDGAKALIDAGVDGIKVGVGPGSICTTRVVAGIGVPQVTAIYEASLAAKEAGVPVIGDGGLQYSGDIAKALVAGADTVMLGSLLAGCEESPGELLFINGKQFKSYRGMGSLGAMQTRGDQRSFSKDRYFQEGVASDEKLVPEGIEGQVPYRGPLSAVVHQLVGGLRQSMFYVGGRTVPDLQANGRFVRITSAGLKESHPHDIQMTVEAPNYSRTK